gttaccgaatgttgttcggagtcccggatgagatcccggacgtcacgaggagttccggaatggtccgtaggtaaagaataatatataggaagtgaggttttgaccaccgaaagtgtttcgggcgtcactggtaatgtaccgggaccaccggagggttccgggggtccaccgggaggggccaccagccccggaggcttgcatgggccaagagcgggaagggaccagcccctgagtgggctggtgcgcctcccaccaaggcccaaggcgcgggaaagaggagaggggggaaaccctaggcgcagatgggcctaaggcccaccctagggcgcgcccccctctctccccctcttggccgcccccctccatcccatctagggctgccgcccccctaggggtgggaaccctagagggggcgcaccctcctcccctcctcctatatatagtgggggttttggggctgccaaacatacgagtctctctctctctccctctctctctctctcggcgcagccctacctctccacatcctcgtccttcgtagtgcttggcgaagccctgctggaaaccacgctgctccaccaccaccacgtcgtcgtgctgttgctggagttgtcttccccaacctctccctcctccttgctggatcaaggcgcgggcgacgtcaccgggctgcacgtgtgttgaacgcggaggcgccgttgttcggcgcttagatcggaatcgaccgcgatctgaatcgctgcgtgtacgagtcctccaaccgtgttcttgtaacgcttccacatcgcgatcttcaagggtatgaagatgcactcccctctctctcgttgctagtctctccatagattgatcttggtgatgcgtagaaaattttaatttctgcaacgatccccaacatccTCCCCATCAGCTGCCTaggccaaaccctagccacttcactccactcccctccgccacccCAAGCTCCCGTCTGGTGATCTCCGGCCTCCTCCAACATGGCAGGCAGCGGATCCGGCAACGACCAGTACAGATCCATCGACTAGGGTGTCGTCTCATGCGGTTTGGAGGAGGCAATGGTCGTCCGCAGTGCACTCTGCCGCTCCCGAGAGGACAGGCCCCGACCGACAGCGAGATCTGTCCGGCATGAGTCCATTGTGTCGGCGCATCTGGCGCTCGGATCCTTCGGTGCTGGATCATCGCGATCTTCTCGGGAGCCTTCCAATCTCCCTTTCCCCATCACCTGTCCACCGGGGTATGAGTCATCCCGGGACCCGTGTGCCCGCCGTGGGAAGGACAGGATGAGGGAAGCCGAGGCCCACCTCACTGACAACAtgatggcggtggaggcggaggcggttgATGCGGCGGCGCAGGCACCCGCAGAGTAGGCAACCATCGGCGTCTGCACTGTAAAAAAGCCGCAACGGAGAAACACGCGCGCCCTCGCCCGAGACGCTAATGCTACACGATTACACAACTCGTATCTGTTCAATAAAATTAGTTTACATTTTTCGCTGCCGTAAAAACAGACACATGGAAAATCATATGTGCGGAGACGGTGATCCTACACATGTACCTCCAAAAAAAGATGCTACACATTTCTACATCTATCTACATATGATAAAACATGAAAACAAGGCCTGATATGGTAACCGAAAATGAGAAAAGGAAATGACGGAGGAGATTTGGCGAGGAGTGACGGCGAACGGCTGTCACTTCGGCTGGACTTTAGGGTGGAACAGTCAGCAGGCAGGGGAGAGCCATCTCAGGATCCATCCTCCCTCATTCCCCTCTCCGTTGCGGCTGCGGCTGGATGGGTGGCTATAAAGCCAGGCTCTGCTCCTCCTCTGCGCCTGCCGCGACTTTGACCCCGATGGCGCGCACCACCGTGGCGGACTCGCTGGCGGCACCATGATTGGGTGCATGGCCTAGCCCACCGCCCTGTCTGCCCTCTGCCCTGCCCTCCGCATCACTCCCCCCTCACTCACCCAGTCCACTTGACtcgctcctcccctcccctcctgaCCGAGCGGAGCAGGTGAGGAGGTTTCTCTCGCCGATCGATCTCCGGCGGGTGAGCCAGCAGCGCCGGTTTGTCTCCATGTATATTCCTCCGTGTCCTTTTCTTTTGATGGGTTTCCTGTTGTTTGTTTGCAGttcacgccgccgccgcattcaAGGCGCGGGCTTTGACCGGACCCGAGTTAAGAGGGGGCGTCTGtggggaggaggaaggggaaggggaagatctGTCGCCGCCGGCAAGATGGGGAGATCCGCGCCTGTAAGTGCCCGCTGACCCAATCCTTCCTCGATCTCTTTTCTCGGACGGCGGCGGAGGGGAGATGGATCGTAGAtggatggacggcggcggcggcggcgggatccgccCCCATTGCCTTCTTACCTCTGGCCGGAGGCGGACTGGtgccgtcgtcggcggcggcggtggtccggtGGCTGGTCCTGCGGGGTGATCCCCGCTGGCATTGGGGCGTGATCCGCCCTTCACCCAGCCTGTGTTCAGAGGTGGATCGAATGTGCATACTGAGCTGTATTGTGTCCTGACTGTCCTCTTGTCTTGCCGTGGCATGTGCCTGATGCCAAAATGCTTAGTTGTTGCCGAGCACCCACGACAGCGAAATTCAGGAGTCGGACGGAAGTGATGCTGTGCATTTGGGAACTCATTCATGATGCCTTGGGTTTATACATGTGTTTGCAGGGACCATTAGTTAGTGGGGAGCAGAGGGGATAAACTAGATGAGATTGGCTTGCTTGGCTTTGCTGGAGGGTTCCGATTCTTGTGAGAAAAAGTTCATTCAAACATAAGAATGATTCTGTTCTCGGTGAGGCGTAATTATGGTGTAGTGCGCCCTGTCCTCCTGTCCTGTCGTAGCATGTGCCTGATGCCAAACGCTTGGTTGTCGATAGCGAATTCAGAAATTGGAGTGAAATGATATTCCGCATTTTGTGGGTTCAGGATGCCTATACATGTGCTTGCAGGGGCCATTAGTTTTGCGGGGAACAGGGGACATAAACGAAGATAAGATTAGTTTGTTTGGCTCTGTTGGAGGTGTTCTAGGTGTACTTACTGATACTTGTGGGAAAAAGTTCATTCAGACATAAAGAGTGATTTTGTTCTCCGTGAGGCGTTGTTCTGCTCTGTTTGTGTTACCTTGCGTGTCCGTGGCAACAGAGTAGAATGAAGCCTGCTTGCAACTCTTTGTTTCACATGTTCCATGTTGCTGCTAGTATTTTGCTTCGGTTATTTCAAATCTGCGAGTACGCGATGACTTCTGACATTGCTCTCTTTGGATTTTTTTGCTAGGTATTTCAAGCCCTTTTGGTTTTCCTAACAATAATTGAGACCCAATGGTCCAGCGTATCCGGCATGTACTGCGCGGACATGGCATCAACCGTCTACCGTCCCCATAGTGTCACTATAACTGAGTTTGGTGCTGTCGGGGATGGCGTGACTCTCAACACCAAAGCATTCCAGAATGCCATCTTCTACCTCAATTCATTTGCGGACAAGGGCGGCGCGCAGCTCTTTGTGCCTGCTGGAAGGTGGCTGACAGGCGGTTTTAGTCTGATCAGCCATCTCACTCTGTCGCTGGACAAAGATGCAGTAATAATCGGATCTCCGGTAATATATCTCGCAGCTCTTGTATGCTTATGACATGATGCACATGCCCATGATATCTTATACTGTCATGTTGATTACAACTTCCTCTAAATGAAAAACTATATATGTAATCTTCTTATATGCTTTACAAAATGATGTTTTCTTGAAGTGGTTACCGAACAAATAGTGGTAAATTCCAACTTTATTGATTGAAAATACTGTATCTGCAGCACTCATCTGATTGGCCTGTTATAGACCCTCTTCCATCCTATGGGCGCGGTAGAGAGCTCCCCGGAGGAAGGCACCAGAGCTTAATTTTTGGCTCCCATTTGACAGATGTAATAATTACTGGTTAGTAGCTAACTTGTGTCTATGCTTGCATCAGCGACCTTTTATTATTATGCTGGTTTTGCAAGTGTTTAAATGTGGCACTCTTGGTAGGTGCTAACGGGACAATTGATGGTCAAGGAGCCATTTGGTGGGATTGGTTCTATAACAACACATTGAACTATACTAGGCCGCATCTTGTCGAGTTGATGTACTCAACCAATGTTGTTATATCAAATTTGACTTTCAAGAACTCCCCGTTCTGGAATATCCATCCTGTATACTGCAGGTTGGTGTTTTAAATACTTGCTTTCTTTTAAAACTTAAGAATTTATCTTCAAATGACAATTCATTACCTAGAGTGCTTTTGCTGAATAAACAGCCAAGTTATTGTCGAGCACATCACAATCCTAGCACCTTTGAATTCGCCAAACACCGACGGCATTAATCCAGGTAATATGAAGCTCTGAATTGTTTCTTCCACTTGAGGTCTCTATCCCTGTTATTCTTAGTGTTATACCTGTTTATGTCCATTTTTACACTGCTGTGTCTTGGGAGcacaaaaaggaagaaaaatatcaGTTCTTGCAATATAATTTCACATGCTCCCTTTTAAATGTTATTTTCCTTCCATTGTGTTTTGAAAGTTAACTTTAACTTGCATTTATAACTGAGATTCTAATAAATATGCAAATATTCTTTTGTAAATTGATCACACTATGTTAGTACAGATTGCAGTTAACCAGTTGAACGAATTTACTTTCAACTATAATCTAACGATGATGTACTGCTTACGATGAGATGCAACTGTAATCTAAATATGAAAATTTGTGTTAATTCAGAATATTGCTAACGTTATGTACTGCTTGAAATCGAACTATAGCCTAGTTATTTGGATGTACAATACACAACAGTTTTGAGGCCATCTTATTATGCAATCATAAAAGGCTTAAATCTGTCCTGGTAATGTTCACTTGAAATACTAATGCAACTCTATATCTATCCAGATTCGTCCACAAATGTTTGCATCAGTCATTGTTATGTCAGAAACGGAGACGATGTTGTTGTCATCAAAAGTGGTTGGGATGAGTATGGCATTTCTTTTGCTCAGCCTAGCTCCAATATCAGCATCAGCAACATCACAGGAGAAACAGGGGGCGGTGCTGGAATTGCCATCGGAAGTGAGATGTCAGGTGGCATATCTGAAGTCCGGGCCGAGGGCATCCGCATTGTTAACTCATTGCATGGAATCAGAATCAAGACCGCTCCAGGACGTGGAGGGTATGTAAGGAACGTCTACATAGCCGATGTGAGCATGCACAATGTTTCGATGGCCATAAGGATCAATGGAAACTACGGCGAACATCCTGATAACAATTATGACAAGAATGCTCTCCCCATTATAAGCAACATCACAATTGAGAACGTCGTTGGCGTTGATGTTGGTGTTGCTGGCATCTTGGAGGGCATTGAGGGCGACAACTTCAGCAGCATATGCATCTCCAATGTCTCCCTCAGCGTACGATCCAGGCATCCGTGGAATTGTTCGCTCATCCAGGGCTATTCAAACTCTGTGACTCCAGAGTCGTGCGAGCAACTCAGAACAGATTGTGAAGAGACATCGATCTGCTATGACGGTGGCAGTTCTTTAGCCGTTGGTTCACGGGCATCCATACATAATAAGCCTAGTGCCAACATATTACTAAATTCATTATTGCAGTTGGTGTCGCTGTAATGTAGGTAGATATAGATGCTTGTTATTTGTTGCAAAGGGGCTTGCGTCATGGGATGCGTCGTGTTAGCCATGTATATCTTATTTTTGCAATCAGTTTTGCTTAGAATGCAATTTGTTTCTTGTACATAGATGTGGAGATGAATGTCAGTGCTAGCTTGTTCTGTCACGATCTTTGATTTGTTCTCTGTTTCCAAAGCCTTGTTGGAGCATGAGAACAAAAGCAAAATTACTGTAATATTTCAGTTTTGAGTCGTAGATTTTAAGAACAGAACAATTGGATATTCCCCAATTTTGTGAGTAGGCTTCCTTCGTTGCAAGTTGAATAGCAAGAAATGTCATTTATGCATGGTTGAAATGCAGGAGGAAACTCACTTTTATGAAATGCTGTATTTCATAGATTTCTCTTAAGACTTTTTTTTAAAGATAGTCTGATGATGAAGATCTTATTATCACCCCCAAATTAGTATCTCAGAATTAAGAAAGATCAAATGAAGGAGCAAGGTAATACTAATCTTCCTTGAATAATAACATGCGTATAATGAGAATCAAATGGTATATTTAAATTGATAGTTTGTGGTCCATCACCAATGACAGAATGTTGACAATTACATTATTTTTTCTGAGCATCAGGGTCTTTCATGATGTGAAATTCTACCATGTCTTTGCTACACATTAGTACATTCGGAATTTCTCCTTGGTGTTCTCAAAGACTTGTTCAGCAAGCAGAGCTCCATTCCCATCTGCTCGCTTAATCTCCATGTTGGCCTTCTGGTAGAACCCAGTTCCTCTCAGAGCATCAGCAATGAAGTCGTCGAATCCAATGGCAATAGCAGCTTCCGCCTTGGCTCCGTACACCAGCCTCTGCATTGCAGCATTCAACGAGATTGTTAATTAAGGATTCGATAAACCATATTGTACCGGATGAGGAATGGTAAGGTAAGGGGTGAACCTTGATCCGGGATAGATGGACAGCCCCAAAACACATTGGGCAAGGTTCACATGATGCGTACATTTCACAATCCGACAGCTCAATCTTTCCAAGCTTTTTGCAAGCCTAGAGTACAAGCAAAAACTGATTGTGTGAGACGGATAACCAAACAATGGAAATGAAATAATATAAAATGCAAAATTACCATGCATTATATACCGGCTCAGAGGGAATATGAACCATACAACCTAGTGCCACTAACAACAGCCCTTGGTGGATTATTCAGAAAAATAAATACATGTTCTTATGTCAAAATAAATATGTTCTATTTTATCCACTAATGTGGACAGTACCTACCCTGTTACTCCCTCcgtagatacatccgtatttagacaaatctaagacaagaattttgggacggagggagtaccattcaGCAAGGAAATGTTAAAATATAAAGGCTATCCATCAATGATAACTCATCCATTACCAGCCTTTCTGATGAAAATAAAAGAAACAATTGTTAGGCTGGAAGTGTTTGTTTGCATCACTATGGAACTTTAGCCCTGTCTTCAATAAAGTATATAACACGCTTGAACAGTCAACTTTATGTAGTCACACTGAAGTAGCTCAATTTGACAACGTGATACAAGATAATATCACTACTAATGTGAGAATAAGGAAAACTGAAAATGTAAAACATGAAGATGTACAAGAATGGACAGAGGCTAGAACATATGCCATCTCAGTTGTGTCGACAGGTGAGCACAAATAACAATAAATTCTGCAAGAATGTAGTGGTACTGGTTCCAAAAGCATGAAGCCTGAATCGGATACAGCCTATATCAGCAGATGAGGCCACTACAGGAAAAACATTCAGTAGCAAAATGTAAACAGCAAGCACCTAGTAGTTGTTAGGGATAACCTCTGTCCACATGGCAACCTACCTCTCTTATTGCAGTGACTTCAGCATGGGCAGTTGGATCGGTGTTGTTCAAAACCATGTTATGGCAACCAACTATTACTTCATCATTGCGGACGACAACCGCGCCAAACGGGCCTCCATGGCCACAGTCAACTCCTTTGTAAGCCTCTTCTACGGCTTTCGACAAGAACTTGTGATCCCTATCTTGTACCGCTGTTGAACGAGGCAAAACATAAGCATAAACAAGAAAGCCTTTTGAGCAGCTCTCCAATTACAGAAAATAGCAAATGTAGCAAAGGGCCCTGCAATGGTGAGATATGCCTTGCCTTGCAGTGTGGTAAGTAAGAAGTAGAGAGAGGAAATGGTAGTTAGTACCTTCCTGATGACCAGGAAACGCAGAAGCAACTGCGATAGTCCCATCCCTGGTCTCCACAACTGCAGAAGAAGGAAGAAGTTGATTACCGAGGCACCCAAGTTACTTCATAATTTGCACAGGATTGTATCCAAAATCTGGTAGAAGAAACTATGAAATGTGTACAAGAATTTATCACCCAAGTCACATAGAAGAAACTATGAAATGTGTGCAAGAATTATGACACAAACAAATGAACAAGATCCCCCGTGAACTTGGAAGGTTGTAAGCAGTAGCAGGGTAGGCCTTGGAGGAGTGAGTGCGTGTGATCGGAGCAGAAAACAAAATCGTTAACCAGAGTAGAGAACTGGCAATCTATCTACAGGCGTACGGTAGGAGCACATCACTTGACAGATGGGAAAA
This window of the Triticum aestivum cultivar Chinese Spring chromosome 5D, IWGSC CS RefSeq v2.1, whole genome shotgun sequence genome carries:
- the LOC123123638 gene encoding probable polygalacturonase, whose translation is MGRSAPVFQALLVFLTIIETQWSSVSGMYCADMASTVYRPHSVTITEFGAVGDGVTLNTKAFQNAIFYLNSFADKGGAQLFVPAGRWLTGGFSLISHLTLSLDKDAVIIGSPHSSDWPVIDPLPSYGRGRELPGGRHQSLIFGSHLTDVIITGANGTIDGQGAIWWDWFYNNTLNYTRPHLVELMYSTNVVISNLTFKNSPFWNIHPVYCSQVIVEHITILAPLNSPNTDGINPDSSTNVCISHCYVRNGDDVVVIKSGWDEYGISFAQPSSNISISNITGETGGGAGIAIGSEMSGGISEVRAEGIRIVNSLHGIRIKTAPGRGGYVRNVYIADVSMHNVSMAIRINGNYGEHPDNNYDKNALPIISNITIENVVGVDVGVAGILEGIEGDNFSSICISNVSLSVRSRHPWNCSLIQGYSNSVTPESCEQLRTDCEETSICYDGGSSLAVGSRASIHNKPSANILLNSLLQLVSL
- the LOC123123639 gene encoding guanosine deaminase — translated: MEEAKVVETRDGTIAVASAFPGHQEAVQDRDHKFLSKAVEEAYKGVDCGHGGPFGAVVVRNDEVIVGCHNMVLNNTDPTAHAEVTAIREACKKLGKIELSDCEMYASCEPCPMCFGAVHLSRIKRLVYGAKAEAAIAIGFDDFIADALRGTGFYQKANMEIKRADGNGALLAEQVFENTKEKFRMY